GTTTTTTGAAAAAAAATCGTTTTTTTATGGTTTTCTTTTTGTTTCTAATGCTGTAGCTTTATATTTTACCAAATCTCGTGGTTCATTATTGGCCTTTTTGTGGGTAATGGGACTATTAATAATTGACTTTTTATTTAAAAATAAAAAGCTTAAAAAAGCTTATTATATTTTAACAATAATTGGTTCTATTTTGATTATAGGTGGAGCTTATTATTTGTCAAAAGAACATGGAGTTTATAATTTACAACCTACTAATGCTGAAGTTTTTGATTTAAATAATCCTAACCGAACTGCTAATATTTCAGACAGACTTTTTGTACTCTGGCCAAGAGCTATAGATGATTTTTTAAGAAGTCCTTTATTTGGTATTGGATTTACACGTTATAATGATTTGCCTTATCGTTTTATCGGTATTGAACATATTTTTATGATTAATACATCAAAAGTCTTTTTCTCTGATGCACATGCACATAATTCTTTTTTACATATACTAGCTGAAACAGGAATAATAGGTTTTATTTTTTTAATCTTATTATTAAAAGAGCTGTTTTTTATTGCAAAAAAAATACCTGATAAATTCTTTTCTCAATATGTTTATTATTCAATATTTGCTATAATGATAGCCGGACTTACTGAACATAGAATATATACTCCTGCTCAGGTTATGCCTTTTACCATTATTTTAGAGATAATCATTTATATATATTATAATCAAATTTATGCGGAGGATGAAATAGATGAGAACTGAAATTACTTTACGAGATATTATTAATACATTAAAAAGACGATTTTATATTTTAATTATAGTTTTTATTTTAGTTTTTTGGGGAGTTATGTATATTTATAATATTCTCCCAAAATCATATGAATCATATATGGAAATTGAATTAAATTTAAATCAAAATAATTCTTCAAGTCAGATTGAATCTCTTTTTAATTTAGGAGGTTCTAATACTGAATTAAAAGCTGAAATTGAAAAAATGAAAACAGATGAAATTTTAAGAAATATTGTTAGAGATTTTAATTTAGTTGAATCAAAAAACAAATCGCGTCATATTATAGATAGGTTAAGAGGCAAGATATACTATGAAAGAGATTTAATAGAAATTCTTAAAGATCAATTGAAAATAGAGCCTGTTGAAGGAACAAATATTTTGAAAATCTCTATCCAAAAATCTTCTCCTGACTATGCAAAAAGGTTTATTGATTCATGGTTTAAATATTATAAATTATATAGAGAAAATTATCAAAAAAAGGTTAATGCTGAAAAACTTGAATATTTAAATCCTATTCTGAAAAAAGTTGAAAATGATTTAGATGAAATTTCCAAAAAGGTTTTAGATTTTGAATTAAAAAATAAAATTACAGAAAATAATCCTTTAATGGATAAGTATTATGAAATAGTGAAAGAATTATATCAGTATGAAGAAGAAAAAAATACTTTAGATATTAAAGTTAAAAACTTTGAAAATGTGTATTTGAATATCGATCCTCAAATGAAAGAAATTTATCTTACAGAAAAAAATCAGCAAATTAAAAACATAAAATTAGAATTAGAAAATACACAATACGAATATGAAACTGTTAAAATTTTATCTCCAAATTCGCCAAAAGCTATTGAATTAAAAACAAAGATAGATGTGTTAAAAGCACAATTAGAAAAGAAATTAAATGTGATTATTAATAATAAAGATATTTATCTTAGTTCTATATCGCCCGATTTATTAAGTCAGTATAAGGAATTAAAGTATTCATATGAGGTATTGGATACAAGATATCAGATGCTTAAAAACCTTGAAAAAGACTTGAGCAAAAAAATTATAGATCAATCTCCTGTTATGTATGAATATTTAAAATTAAAAAAAGAACAAAAGATTTTAGAGGAAAAATATGAAATTATAAAAAATACTATTGAACAAATTACTATTAACAACCTTTTAAATACAGAAAAAATTAAAATCATAAATGCATCATTTACTCCAACAAGAGCCATTTTTCCATCTTTTAAAATGTTTTTTGTTGGTGGATTTTTATTTGCATTTTTTATTGGGTCCATTGTTGCTTTAAGATTTGAATTGAAGGATAATAAAATTCATTCACTAAAGGATTTTGAATATAATTTTAAAAGTCCTGAAGTTGTAATAAATAGCCAAAAAGATATACATGATATTTCTAAGTATATTTATGGATTAAATAAAAATAATATTTTAATTTTAAATACGATAACTAAAAAAGATATACTTGAAAAAATTGAAAATATGTTGAATGAAGAACTTAAAATTTTAGACTATAATTTTATTTCTATTTCTAATCTTGATATTTCAAAAATTAAAGAATTAGAAAAAAAGATAAATTCCGAAAATAATATTGTTTTCTTAAAAGAATTTGATAAGAATGATCTTGCTATTTTAAGTAACAAAATTGATTTTGTTATTACTATTGTTTCAGAGAAATATTCTGTTATTAAAAATACTGATATTGCAGAAAACTCTATTATCTTTTTTAAGAAAGGTATATTAAAATGAAAGGACTTTATATTACTAAAGAGGATATTTTAAATCCTGAAATGAATGGTGTATTTAGAAAAATCTATGGTCAAATTTCTGCATTTAAAAAATCAGAAATTAATATTGATTTTGTTTATTTTAAAGGTAGTAAAATGGTTATAAACAATGATTCAAAAAAATCTTATTCTTCTAAATTCAAAAGGAATTTATCTATGTTCTCTGATATATTAAAGTTTACAGATATAACAAATTATGATTTTTTATATATACGATATCCTTTTTCTACTAAAGATTTCATCTCTTTTTTAAAAAAAATAAAAAGCTATAATTTAAAGGTTTTTGTTGAAATCCCAACTTTTCCATATGATGATGAAATCCATAATTTTAAACAAAAATTAAAATTATATAATGATAAAATTTATAGAAATTTCCTCAAGAAATTTGTTGATTATATTGTTACTTATTCAGAACACGATGAAATTTTGGGAATAAAAACTATAAAAATTGTTAATGGAATAGATGTTGATAAAATTCCCGTTAGAAGCCCGCTACCTAAAAATAAAAATAGAATTGATTTAATCGGTGTGGCAAATGTTAGCAAATGGCATGGCTACGATAGATTAATTAAAGGATTAGAAGAATATTATAAAAACAAATATGAAAAAGAGGTTTATTTTCATATCGTTGGTGAAGGGCCTGAATTGGAAAATCTAAAATTATTAACTCAAAATTTAAAATTAGATAAATTTGTTATTTTCCACGGTTTTAAAACCGGAAAAGATTTAGATGAATTATTTAATTTAGCTGATGTTGGAATTGGGAGTCTAGGAATGTATAGAATAGGATTAAAAAAAGGGGCTATTTTAAAATTAAGAGAATATTGTTCAAGAGGTTTGCCTTTTATTTATGGATATGATGATTCAGATTTTGATAGTTTTAAATATGCATTTAAAGTTCCAAATAATAGTTCTATTATACATATCAATGAGATTATTGATTTTTACGAAAAATTTAAAGATAGAGATTACATAAATGAGATACGAAAATATGCAGAAAAGAATTTGAGCTGGGCAGTGAAGTTAAAACCTATCATAGAAAAATTATCTATAGGTGATTTTTTATGAATTTAAATATTCAGGATATTAAAATTTATGTAGAAAGATTTTTAAACAGCATTTTCAAAGGAGAAATAAAAATAAATGTTGTAAACGATTATTATGTATTAAATAATATATTAGATTTTAGAATTTATAAATTCTGGGAAAAATCCGATGAAGAACTATTAAATGACTTTGAAGATTGTTCCTTTAAGAATGATTATATTGGAACAATATTTTTCTTTTTATCTGGATATTGGGAATATATTCATAATGATAAAAAGGATCAATATGGAAGATTTATTTATAATGAAAGCTTTCAATATAAAAAGAATATTATCGAAGTACCTATTGTTGATATTCTTGTTGATAATATAAAAGAAGAATTAAACCTGGAATATAAAGCAAATAAATCTTTACTTTTTTTGACACATGATGTAGATCATTTATCTTTTTTAAAACAAAAGATTTTTTATAGAAAGTTATTTGGAGATATTATAAAACGAAGAAATTTCAAAGATGCTCTGGATAAAATTTTAAGAAAAATTAAAAATAATGATCCTTACGATTTAAAATATCTATTATTTACACATAAAAAATTAAATATTAAAGGTACCTTTTTTTTTCTTCCTAAAAAGCAAGAAAAAAATATTGATGGTGGCTATAATTTATTGAAAAATCAGGAATACTTAAAAAGAATATTTAATGAAATAATTAAGAGTAATGGAAATATCGGTATACACTATGATGCTAAATATCTAATGAATAAAGACATGAAAAAAGATATATCTGATATAAAAAGTATTTTTAATGTAAATATTTTTTCTGGAAGAGCACATTATTTGATTTTTGATATAACAAAAACTTTTGATATTTTAGAAAAATCTGGAATTATATTAGATACAACAGGTGGTTATGCAGAAAATATTGGTTTTAGATTTGGGACATCGAAACCTTTTAAACCTTATAATTTTAATGAAAAACGAGAATATAATTTAATCGAAGTTCCTTTAATTGTTATGGAAGGAACTTTGCAAAATAAAAATTATATGAATTTAACTCCCGATGATGGATTTAATAAAATAAAAAAGATGATTGATAAAATTGAAAAATACAACGGAATTTTTACTTTTTTATGGCATAATTCGTCTTTTTATACCATTGATTGGAAAGACTGGGAATGGATATATGTAGAAAGCGTTAAATACGCACTAAATAAAGGCTTTTTAAGCGTTAACGCTCAGGATATTTTAAATATATGGAGTGAAAATGATGAGTAATAAAGATTTATATAAAAACTTTTGTGAAAAAGAACCTATTCCTGTATTTAGCCAATATTGGTGGTTAGATGCTGTTTGTGGAGAAAATAATTGGGATGTTATTCTGGTAGAAAAAGGTGGAGAAATATGGGCAAGTATGCCTTTTTTTAAAAAGAAAAAATTGTTTTTTTCGCTTCTTTCTATGCCACCTTTAACACAAAAATTAGGTCCTTATATAAGATACCCAAAAAACCAGGGATATTATAAAAAACTTTCATGGGAAAAAGAGATTATGAATGAATTAATTTCAAAATTACCAAAATTTGATAAGTTTTATCAAAAGTGGGATTATAAATATCAAAATTGGTTACCTTTTTATTGGAAAGGATTTAAACAAACAACACTATATACTTATGTAATAAAAAAAGGAAAGTCTATAGATGATATTTATAATAATTTTCATTCTTCAGTAAAACGTAGATTGAAAAAAGCTGAAAAGTTAAATTTGAAAGTTATAGAAAGTGATGATTATAAGTCATTTTATGATATAAATAAAAGAACTTTTGAGCGAAAAAATCAAAGAATTCAGCATTCATTAGATTTAGTTGAAAAAATCTTTTTTGCGGCTAAAAAACATAATTCTTTAAAACTTTACTTTGCTGTTGATCAATATGATGAAATATATGCTGCTGGCTTTTTTGTATATGATAAAGATAGTGTTTATTATTTATTAGGAGGTATAAATCCCGAAAAAAAGGATTCTGGAGCAATGAATTTGGTAATATATGAAGGAATAAAATTTGCTATTGAAAATAATTTGAATTTTGATTTTGAGGGAAGTATGGTAGAACCTATAGAAAAATATTTTAGAAGTTTTGGGGCTGTTCAAAAGAGGTATTTTTTAATATTTGCTACCAATAATAAATTGCTTAAAATTTTTACAAAATTATAAAACAGGAGGATTTTAATGAATCGCAGAAAACTTTTTTTATTTACCAATAAATTTCCATATGATAAAGATGAGGAATTTTTAGAAACAGAAATCCCTATTCTGGCCAATTATTTTGATATAATTATTGTTCCAAGATATCCACTTGGAAATATTCGTCCTATTCCTGAAAATGTTGAAATTGATAATTTTTTTATAGACTATTTGAGTAATCGAAAAATTTCCATATTAGGATTGACCAGATTTCATAAGTTTATAAAGGAATTCATCAATTCTAAAAAAATTATTTCATATAAAAGCTTAGAATATTTTGGAATGGAATTTTTATTAAAAAAATGGTATAAAAAATACTCTATCGATTCAACTGTTATTTTTTACTCATATTGGCTGGCTTCTCAAGCATATGGTTTAACTCAATTAAATAAAAATTCAAATTATAAACATATTGTAATTTCCAGAACTCATCGATGGGACTTATATGAAGACGCAAATATATACCATTATTTGCCATTAAGAAAGGAAATTTTAAAAGATATTGATAAAGTTTTTTGTATTTCTGATGATGGAAAAAATTATTTAACAAAAAAATATCCAGAATATTCAGATAAATTTGAAGTTTCACGTTTAGGAGTATTACCTCAAACTAATTTAAATAAAGGCAGTAAAGACGATATGTTCAGAATAGTTACCTGTTCTGATCTGGTCCCTTTTAAAAGAGTTCATCTTGTTGTTGAAGCATTAAGCATTCTTGGTAAAAAAGTTAATAAGAGGATTTTATGGTCTCATATTGGTAAAGGTCCCTTAAAAGAAGAAATAGAAGAACTTGCAAATAAATTATTATCTAAAACCAATATCGAATATAAATTTTTAGGTTATCTAAAAAATAAAGATGTATTAAACTTTTATGCTAATAATCCTATAGATTTATTTATCAATGTTAGCGAATCTGAAGGATTACCTGTATCAATTATGGAAGCTTTGAGTTTTGGTATTCCGGTTATGGCAACAAATGTTGGAGGAACAAGAGAATTGGTCGATGAAAATATTGGAAAATTACTTCCTTCTGATTTAACTGCTAATATATTAGCTGACCATATCGAACAATTTATAAACCTTTCAGAAAAAGATAAACTTTTCAAACGAAAAAATGCATTAAAAAGATGGAACGAAAAAGTCAATGCTCTTAAAAATTATGAGGATTTTTCAAAAAGAATTTTAAAATTACTTAATAATAAAAAATATCATTAAATTGAAAAGAGGTTTTTTAAAATGCCTGGTTTTTTTGGTTTAATATCAAATAATAGAATTATAGATAAAATTAATATAACGCAAAGAAGAAATGATTTTCTCAAAGAAATATATAAAAATGAAAATTTATATATTGAGAGACAAACTATAAATAAGTTTTTAAGAGATAAACCTTTTTATAAAGGTGAAGATTATGTTTTTTTGATTGAAGGAGTAATTTTAAATAAGGTTGAGTTAATTAATAAATATAACTTAGAGAATTTTGAAAAAACTATTATAGAAATGTATAAAAGGTTAGGAGAAACTTTTTTTAATGATTTTCGCGGTAGTTTCTCCGGATTTTTTTATGATAAAAAGAATAATAGATATCTAATTTTTACAAATCATTTTGGAGATAAACAGATATTTTATTATACACATGAAAATGAATTTATTATAGGTTCTGAGATTAATTATATTGTTGATTATTTAAGACAAAAAAACTATTCCTATAATCCCGACATTGAGTCTGCATATATGCTTTTAACTTATGGCTTTATGATAGAGGATCATACTCTTATTAATGAAATAAAAAAATTAATTGCCGGACATTATATTAAAATTGAGAATGGAAATTTTGAAATAAAACAGTATTATAAATTGGATAATACTCCTGATAAAACTTTATCAGAAAATGAGATAATAGAAAATATAGACTCTTTATTCAAAACTGCAATAAGATATGAATTTGAAAAGGATAAAGAATATAATTATAATCACATTGCAAGTTTAAGCGGTGGTCTGGATTCACGAATGACAGTCTGGATTGGAACAAAAATGGGATATAATATGCTTAATTATACTTTCTCGGAATCTGATTATCTAGATGAAACTATTTCAAAGGAAATAGCAAGAGATTTAAAAAATGAGTTTTTGTTTAAATCTCTCGATAACGGATTATATCTTATAAAAGATAATATAATAAGAAAACAAATCGAAATTAATTCTGGAAATGTGTTGTATGCTGGAAATGCTCATGCTAAATCATTTGCTGATATTTTTAATTTTTCTAATTTTGGTGTTGTTCATACCGGGCAATTAGGTGATGTAATAATTGGAAGTTATATGAAAAAAGCTGTTTATAATAAAGAATTTAATATAGTAACCGGTGCCTATTCTGAAAAATTAAGCGAAAAGATTAAAAATATAAAATTGAAATTTGATTATCCAAATGAAGAAATTTTTAAATTATATAATAGAGGTTTTAATGGTATCCTTCTGGGAAATCTTCCTTTTCAAGAATATACTGAAGTAATTTCTCCATTTTTATATAAAGAATTCATTGATTATTGTTTAAAAATCCCTCTTGATTTAAGAGTTAATCATAAAATTTATTTTAAATGGATACTAAAAAAGCATCCACAAGCTGCAAAATATAAGTGGGAAGCTATTGGAGCAAAAATAAATATACCTCAAATAAAGGTTTTAGGTAGACAAATCGCTATTACACAAATTCCTCATAAAATTATAAGGAAAATCTTAAATAAAAAAACTATAATGACAAGACATCATATGAATCCTTTGGAATACTGGTATAAAAATAATCATATGTTAAAAAGTTTTTTTGAAAAAACATTTAATGAAAAAATTAAAAACTTCGATATTTCAAAAGAATTAAAAACAGATGTTCAAAATATGTTTGAAAGTGGAAAAGTTATTGAGAAAACTCAGGTATTAACTTTATTAGAAGCTTATGATTATTTTTGGGGAGAATATCAAAATGAATAAAGCATTTATAAATAAACTTTCTAAAAAAGGTTTTTTTCATATTTTTTTCTCAAATGTTTTTAATAAGATTATTCAGTTTCTCACTTCAATTGTAATAGTAAAGTTTTTAACCAAAGAAGAATATGGTATTTTTTCATATGCGATGAATATTTTAAGCTTGTTTTTAATTTTAAATGGTTTAGGGGTAACTTCAGGTTTTTTGCAATTTGGAAGTGAATCGTATAAAGATAAAAATTTGCAGAAATCATATTTTAAATATGCTTTAACTGTAGGAATACTTTTTAATTTTCTTATCTCTTTTGCTATTTTTATATATTCACAATTTTTTTCATTACCAATTAAAGGCAGTATTGTTGTTTTAAAATACATGTCTCTCATACCAATAATAACTATAATATATGAATTGATACAAACATATTATAGGGTGAACTTAAGAAATAAAATATATTCTTATACATATTCTTTAAATACGTTTTTATATTTTATTCTTTCTATAATTGGAGCATATTATCTAAAGATTAATGGTATTATTCTTGGGAGATATTTTGCTTATATTATTGCAATATTATTTTCTATATGGTATTTAAAAGATGATATAAGAGATATTTTTTATATTAAATATCCACAAAAAAATTTAAGAGTTGATTTTTTTAAATACTCTTTTGTTTCTTCTTTAACGAATTCTATATCCTCTATATTATATTTAATAGATACTTTTCTTGTTGGATTAATTATTAAAAATGCTGAAATTACTGCCTCATATAAGGCGGCAACATTGATTCCTTTTGCTTTAAATTTTATTCCACTTTCTGTAATGACATTTGCATATCCTTATATTGTTCAAAATAATAAAGATAAAGCATATTTAAAGAAATATTATTTTAAATTAAAAAAATATCTGCTTTTACTTAATTCACTAATAAGTTTATTTTTGATATTATTTGCACCATTTATTATAAAAATAATGTTTAGAAGTGATTATACAGATTCTGTTTTACCGTTTCAGATATTATCTTTTGGATATTTCATAGCTGGAAGTTTTAGAATTCCAAATGGTAATTTTATTGCTGCAATAAAAAAGCTTAAAGTTAATCTAATTGTTTCCATAATTTCCGGAAGTGCTAATATTATATTGGATATTATATTAATTTATTATTATGGTTCCACAGGTGCCGCTGTTGCTACAGTTGGAGTATTTGTTATTTCTTCACTTCTTTCTGAATTATATCTATGGAGGTATTTTAAAAAATGAAAATAATAAGCTTAATAGGAGCAAGACCACAGTTTATAAAAGAAGCTGTTTTGCATAAGGAATTGAAAAAAAGGGGAATTGATGAAATACTTGTTCATTCTGGACAGCATTATGATAAGAATATGTCTGATATATTTTTTCAAACATTGAATATTAAAGATCCTGATTATTATTTAAATGTTGGTTCTGGTAATCATGGTGAGATGACTGGAAAAATAATGATAGAATTTGAAAAGATTGTTTTGAAAGAAAAGCCTGATATAATTTTAGTATATGGAGATACAAACACAACTCTTGCTGGTGCATTAGTTGCAAGTAAATTAAAGATACCTGTAGCTCATGTAGAGGCTGGAATAAGGCAGGAACCAAAGGATATGCCAGAAGAGATAAACAGGGTATTAACAGATAGAATTTCAAATTATCTATTCTGTCCAAGTGAATTGGCTGTTGAGAATTTAAAGAAGGAAAATATAACTTCAGGTGTTTATTTTGTAGGAGATATAATGTATGATTTATATAAGATAATGGAAAAGGATTTTAAATATGAAATATTTGAAGAGTTAAAATTGAAAGAGAATGATTATATTCTTATGACAATGCACAGAGATTTTAATGTTGATAAGAAAGAAAAATTGGAAAAGATATTAATGCAGATAGAGAAAATATCAAATGAAAAAACTATTGTTTTTCCAATACATCCAAGAACAAGAAAAAGAGTAAAAGAATTTAATTTTGAAAAGTATCTAAAGAATGTTATATTGCTTGAACCAATAGATTATTTAAATTTAATGGGATTGGTAAAAAAATCATGGAAAGTGATAACAGATAGCGGCGGACTACAAAAAGAAGCATATTTTGCAAAGAAACAGGCTATTGTGGTAATGCCTGATACAGGATGGAGAGAGCTAATAAAATTAAAATGGAATATTTTAGCCGATGAAAATAATCTTTACGAAAAGACTTTTGAAGTAATAAACACAGCATATCCTGAAAATGTTTATGGCGATGGATATTGCGGAGAGAAGATTGTGGAAATTATAAATAATCTTTAAATTTACAAGGGGATATATTTTATGAAAGATTTATTAATTATCGGAAGTACAACTTCTGTTTTTACAAATCAATTAGCTGAAAAATTAAAATCTAAACAGGCTTTTGAAAAAGTTGATGTATTATCTTTTAATAAAATTAATAAAATCCAGGATACTCCTTTTGATAATATATATTTTTTTAATGACGTGAATGGTTATTTTTATAGATTTCAAAAATTTATATATTTTAAAAGGTTATTCAGGAATATTCATAAGTATGATATTGTAAATGTTCATTATCTGGATAAGATTATAAAATTTTACTGGAATGATATCAAAAATACAGGAAAAAAAATTGTTATTTCAATCTGGGGAAGCGATTTTTATAAAATAAATAATAAGGAAAGAAATTCTTTAAAAAAGATAATATATGAATGTGATGCTTTAACTTTTGCAAACCCAATTGTAGCGAATGATTTTATTAATTATTATGGAAAAAATTTTCTGGATAAAATTTATATAAATAAATTTGGATTATATGTATTGGATATTATAAAAGGTTATAAACATAATTCTTTAAAAAAGGATTTTTTTAAAGAATTTTTTAATATTCCAAAAGAAAAAA
This is a stretch of genomic DNA from Marinitoga piezophila KA3. It encodes these proteins:
- the wecB gene encoding non-hydrolyzing UDP-N-acetylglucosamine 2-epimerase → MKIISLIGARPQFIKEAVLHKELKKRGIDEILVHSGQHYDKNMSDIFFQTLNIKDPDYYLNVGSGNHGEMTGKIMIEFEKIVLKEKPDIILVYGDTNTTLAGALVASKLKIPVAHVEAGIRQEPKDMPEEINRVLTDRISNYLFCPSELAVENLKKENITSGVYFVGDIMYDLYKIMEKDFKYEIFEELKLKENDYILMTMHRDFNVDKKEKLEKILMQIEKISNEKTIVFPIHPRTRKRVKEFNFEKYLKNVILLEPIDYLNLMGLVKKSWKVITDSGGLQKEAYFAKKQAIVVMPDTGWRELIKLKWNILADENNLYEKTFEVINTAYPENVYGDGYCGEKIVEIINNL
- a CDS encoding glycosyltransferase; the protein is MKDLLIIGSTTSVFTNQLAEKLKSKQAFEKVDVLSFNKINKIQDTPFDNIYFFNDVNGYFYRFQKFIYFKRLFRNIHKYDIVNVHYLDKIIKFYWNDIKNTGKKIVISIWGSDFYKINNKERNSLKKIIYECDALTFANPIVANDFINYYGKNFLDKIYINKFGLYVLDIIKGYKHNSLKKDFFKEFFNIPKEKIVLTIGYSSSNNHQHLKILNNLKKLDPNFLDKFFFIFPMTYGDTQYRSEIEKILLNSNLNFRIFKDFMDYDEIAKLRLVSDIMINLPITDQLSGSMQEYIYAGNIVITGEWLPYNILWENGIKTINIKNIDEINDALIYAVENFDSLKSLYEKDNEKIYKISSWEYTIKDWIYMYNKLFNK